In Ancylothrix sp. D3o, the following proteins share a genomic window:
- a CDS encoding HlyD family efflux transporter periplasmic adaptor subunit, producing MAQESPIKDKPLIKPTGLWLIGAVTIASIIAAIVGFSQLSATKASKTEQTPATVPTAPLAVTALGRLEPLGEVIKLSAPSSLEGTRIKELLVQQGATVKIGDIIAILDSRTQRAASVEQAEKQVKVAQAKLSQVQAGAKLGEIDAQKATIARLEAQLIGEIESQNATIARLKAQLQGEKDTLQATIARLEAEVKGNTQSQAARISRLEAQLKGEIAAQEATINRIQSQVNNAESEYNRNLQLYRDGVISISLLDSKRLTLETTQQQLKEEQANLNKIIAISKEQLIEEKATLQKLESTGNEQINETTATRRQTVETLEQQIKEAEANLSKTESTLQRQIDEAKATLARIAEIRPVDIESAQAEVNSAAATVEKAQADLDQSYIKSPINGQVLKIHSRPGEVIGNDGIAEIGNTNQMFVVAEIYESDISKVKLGQRATISSGAIKQELQGTVEEVGLKIGKKDVLDTDPAADVDARVVEVKIRLDAESSQKVAGLTNMQVEVKITI from the coding sequence ATGGCTCAAGAATCCCCCATCAAAGATAAACCTTTGATAAAGCCTACCGGCTTGTGGCTAATTGGTGCTGTTACTATAGCTTCAATTATTGCCGCGATTGTGGGTTTTTCTCAACTTTCTGCTACTAAAGCATCTAAAACGGAACAAACACCGGCCACCGTTCCAACAGCACCCCTAGCAGTAACAGCGTTAGGCCGGCTAGAACCATTAGGCGAAGTAATTAAACTTTCTGCGCCTTCTTCGCTGGAAGGCACAAGAATTAAAGAGTTATTGGTGCAACAAGGCGCTACTGTTAAAATTGGTGATATTATTGCAATTCTCGATAGCCGCACCCAGCGAGCCGCTTCTGTTGAACAAGCAGAAAAACAAGTGAAAGTTGCACAGGCAAAATTGTCACAAGTTCAAGCCGGTGCAAAATTAGGTGAAATAGATGCTCAAAAAGCTACTATCGCTCGTTTAGAAGCGCAATTAATTGGCGAAATAGAAAGTCAAAATGCAACAATTGCCCGGTTAAAAGCTCAATTGCAAGGCGAAAAAGATACTCTCCAAGCAACAATTGCTCGTCTGGAAGCCGAAGTTAAAGGCAATACCCAATCTCAAGCAGCCAGAATTAGCCGGTTAGAAGCACAGCTAAAAGGAGAAATAGCAGCGCAAGAAGCAACTATTAACCGCATTCAATCGCAAGTTAATAATGCTGAATCTGAATATAATCGCAACTTGCAACTTTACCGCGATGGGGTGATTTCAATTTCGCTTTTGGATAGTAAGCGTTTAACTTTAGAAACAACTCAACAACAACTGAAAGAAGAACAAGCGAACCTTAATAAAATTATTGCTATCAGTAAAGAGCAATTAATTGAAGAAAAAGCAACACTGCAAAAGCTGGAAAGCACCGGCAATGAACAAATTAACGAAACAACGGCTACTCGTCGCCAAACCGTAGAAACTTTGGAACAGCAAATCAAAGAAGCGGAAGCAAATTTGAGTAAAACAGAATCAACTTTGCAAAGGCAAATAGATGAAGCTAAAGCAACGTTAGCTCGCATTGCCGAAATCAGGCCGGTGGATATAGAAAGCGCTCAAGCCGAGGTTAATAGTGCGGCGGCGACTGTTGAAAAAGCCCAAGCAGATTTAGACCAATCTTATATTAAATCTCCCATTAACGGACAAGTTTTAAAAATTCACAGTCGGCCCGGAGAAGTTATCGGCAATGATGGCATTGCGGAAATTGGAAACACAAATCAAATGTTTGTTGTTGCAGAGATTTATGAAAGCGATATCAGTAAAGTGAAACTCGGTCAACGAGCCACTATTTCCAGCGGAGCAATCAAACAAGAATTGCAAGGAACTGTTGAGGAAGTTGGCTTAAAAATTGGCAAAAAAGATGTCTTAGATACTGACCCCGCTGCTGATGTTGATGCTAGGGTAGTAGAAGTTAAAATTCGCTTAGACGCCGAATCAAGTCAAAAAGTGGCCGGTTTAACTAATATGCAAGTCGAAGTCAAAATTACAATTTAA
- the devC gene encoding ABC transporter permease DevC: MKIPLAWLQLSREKMRLLVALAGIGFADLLMFMQLGFRDALFDSSIRLHKQIDGDVFLISPQSTALIAMKSFPERRLFQALSFPQVQSISPLYLDLTLWKNPTNRATRSILVIGFDPLAPIFDLPGVTQNIDKIKLADVVLFDEASRKEFGPVPEMFKAGQNIQTEVGSRRITVKGLFNLGASFGADGNLVTSELNFLRIFTRRKKGLIDVGVVKLKPGYNEEQVKEIVQEMRAKLPQDIKVFSKEEFINFEKSYWQNSTAIGFVFTLGTAMGFIVGIVIVYQVLYTDVADHLAEYATLKAMGYRDIYFFGVVLQEAIILAILGYMPGVVLSMGLYNLTRNATSLPMVMTFARATTVMTLSIIMCVISGAIALRKLSAADPADIF; encoded by the coding sequence ATGAAAATACCCTTAGCTTGGTTACAACTTTCCCGCGAAAAAATGCGCTTGCTGGTAGCACTTGCCGGCATTGGGTTTGCTGATTTATTGATGTTTATGCAGCTTGGATTTCGGGATGCTTTGTTTGACAGTTCGATTCGTTTGCATAAACAAATTGATGGCGATGTATTTTTAATTAGTCCGCAATCAACCGCTTTAATCGCCATGAAAAGTTTTCCAGAAAGGCGATTATTTCAAGCTTTAAGCTTTCCCCAAGTTCAATCAATAAGCCCCCTTTATTTAGATTTAACGTTGTGGAAAAACCCCACTAACCGGGCAACTCGAAGCATTTTAGTGATTGGGTTTGATCCGCTTGCGCCGATATTTGATTTACCCGGAGTCACCCAAAATATAGATAAAATTAAACTGGCTGATGTGGTGTTATTTGATGAAGCTTCACGCAAAGAATTTGGGCCGGTTCCTGAAATGTTTAAAGCCGGCCAAAACATTCAAACAGAAGTCGGAAGCCGCCGCATAACGGTCAAAGGATTATTTAATTTAGGAGCATCTTTTGGCGCTGACGGCAATCTTGTTACCAGCGAATTGAATTTTTTGCGGATTTTTACCAGAAGAAAAAAAGGCTTAATTGATGTCGGCGTAGTCAAACTTAAACCAGGATACAACGAAGAACAAGTAAAAGAAATTGTCCAAGAAATGCGGGCAAAATTGCCTCAAGATATTAAAGTCTTTTCCAAAGAAGAATTTATTAACTTTGAAAAATCTTATTGGCAAAACAGTACAGCCATTGGTTTTGTATTTACCCTTGGTACAGCAATGGGTTTTATTGTTGGGATTGTCATTGTGTATCAAGTATTGTACACCGATGTCGCCGATCACCTGGCAGAATATGCCACACTTAAAGCAATGGGATATCGAGATATCTATTTTTTTGGAGTTGTTTTACAAGAAGCAATTATCTTAGCAATTTTAGGGTATATGCCGGGGGTAGTTTTATCAATGGGCTTGTATAATTTAACCAGAAACGCCACCAGCTTACCGATGGTAATGACCTTTGCTCGCGCAACAACTGTAATGACATTAAGCATTATCATGTGTGTAATTTCCGGTGCCATAGCTTTAAGAAAACTAAGCGCCGCAGATCCCGCAGATATTTTTTAA
- a CDS encoding phycocyanobilin:ferredoxin oxidoreductase, with translation MSNSTTASLREQQHPMIRDLANRIEAVWQRYLDLSPYPLPEDLGYVEGRLEGEKLTIENRCYQTPQFRKLHLELARVGTTLDILHCVMFPRSNYALPMFGTDLVGGRGQISAAIVDLSPVSFDGSLPTGYVNSLNSLPAVDFSQVRELPAWGDIFSSFCLFIRPANSDEESHFVNRVESFLGVHCQQAISLSPVSGEQHQEVIAGQLNYCTKQQKNDKTRRVLEKAFGVEWANYYMTNVLFDIPE, from the coding sequence ATGTCCAATAGCACCACAGCCTCTCTGCGCGAACAGCAGCATCCGATGATCCGCGATTTAGCCAACCGCATTGAGGCTGTTTGGCAGCGTTATCTCGACCTTTCCCCTTATCCCCTCCCAGAAGATTTGGGTTATGTTGAGGGCCGGCTGGAAGGCGAAAAATTAACCATTGAAAATCGCTGTTATCAAACTCCTCAATTTCGTAAACTTCATTTGGAACTCGCACGGGTTGGTACAACTTTAGATATTCTCCACTGTGTTATGTTTCCCCGTTCTAATTATGCTTTGCCGATGTTTGGTACCGATTTGGTAGGCGGACGCGGCCAAATTAGTGCGGCAATTGTTGATTTATCTCCTGTTAGTTTCGATGGTTCTTTACCCACCGGCTATGTTAATTCTTTAAACTCTCTTCCTGCTGTTGATTTTTCTCAAGTTCGTGAGTTACCAGCTTGGGGGGATATTTTTTCTTCTTTTTGTCTGTTTATTCGCCCCGCTAATTCTGATGAAGAAAGTCATTTTGTTAACCGGGTTGAATCTTTTTTAGGAGTTCATTGTCAGCAAGCTATTTCTCTTTCTCCTGTGTCTGGCGAACAACATCAAGAGGTTATTGCCGGTCAACTTAACTATTGCACAAAACAACAAAAAAATGATAAAACTCGCCGCGTTCTCGAAAAAGCTTTTGGGGTTGAGTGGGCAAATTATTACATGACCAACGTTTTATTTGATATTCCAGAATAA
- the treY gene encoding malto-oligosyltrehalose synthase, which yields MRIPTSTYRIQFHKGFNFNEAKKIISYLEELGITDLYASPIFKATAGSTHGYDVVDPNQINPELGTQEDFEELVSQLQSKNMGWLQDIVPNHMAYNPDNLLLMDILEHGSDSDYFDYFDITWNAPYGEIKEGLLAPLLGNFYSAALENGELQLQYDETGLSVNYFGQRFPIRSESYTKLLTQNLGKLGKSIGRKHPDFVKLLGILYMIKNIPTESKGRERYDQVTFVKSLLWDLYQNQPEIQNFIDENIKLFNGEPGNPESFNLLDDLLSDQFYRLSFWKVGAEEINYRRFFTVNELISVRVENPKVFYRSHALISQLVAHGKFTGLRIDHIDGLYNPLQYLQRLREKNGDVYTTVEKILEPNENLPSEWPVQGTSGYDYLNIVNGIFCQQQNEEKLSEIYSRFTRQYTPYEQLYLDKKGLILDKNLAGDADNLAKILKGIAEQSRYGRDFTVYGLKRALVEVLKIFPVYRTYIDENGIKDEDRSYIIETIEKAKELIPQLINELNFIEKLLLLEYEENLTQEQKDQRLYFAMRIQQLTGPLMAKGIEDTLLYVYNRLLSLNEVGGAPNHFGLSLEEYHNFNIDRCKNWPHAQNATATHDTKRGEDVRARINILSEIPEEWEEQIKTWSQINRQNKTKLKRRIVPETNDEYFFYQTLVGTFPFDGKVDEDYIERMKNYVIKAVKEAKVHTAWLRPDSEYEDGYMKFVDTALTSEEFIQQFLPFQKKIAEYGIYNSLAQTLLKATSPGVPDFYQGTELWDLSHVDPDNRRPVNFQQRIEYLAEIKQKTQSNNLQLLEELLAEKGNAKIKMYLVHKLLETRKQNPELFLNGDYKPLEITGTHKDHIIAYARLHENKTAIIIAPRFLTSLIQPTENPLGDIWKDTQIQLPDGMPASFQNTLTGQQIQANGNLLISQTLQHFPVALLLN from the coding sequence ATGAGAATTCCAACATCAACCTATCGCATTCAATTCCACAAAGGCTTCAACTTTAACGAAGCCAAAAAAATCATTTCCTACCTTGAAGAACTCGGAATCACAGACCTTTACGCCTCCCCAATATTCAAAGCAACAGCCGGTAGCACACACGGCTATGATGTTGTAGATCCCAATCAAATAAACCCCGAACTCGGAACCCAAGAAGACTTTGAAGAACTCGTCAGCCAACTGCAAAGTAAAAACATGGGATGGTTACAAGACATCGTGCCAAACCACATGGCTTATAACCCCGACAACCTCCTTTTAATGGACATCCTCGAACACGGTTCCGACTCCGATTATTTTGACTACTTTGATATTACCTGGAACGCACCCTATGGCGAAATCAAAGAAGGATTACTCGCCCCATTATTAGGAAACTTTTATAGCGCAGCCCTCGAAAACGGCGAACTCCAACTGCAATACGACGAAACCGGCCTCAGTGTCAATTACTTCGGTCAACGCTTCCCCATTCGCAGCGAATCTTACACCAAACTTCTCACCCAAAACCTCGGCAAACTCGGCAAAAGTATTGGCAGAAAACACCCAGACTTTGTGAAACTTTTAGGCATTCTGTACATGATTAAAAACATCCCCACAGAATCCAAAGGCCGAGAACGATATGATCAAGTAACCTTCGTGAAATCCTTACTCTGGGATCTCTATCAAAATCAACCAGAAATTCAAAACTTCATCGATGAAAATATTAAACTCTTCAACGGAGAACCAGGAAACCCCGAAAGCTTTAACCTCCTTGATGACTTACTAAGCGATCAATTCTACCGGCTATCATTTTGGAAAGTCGGCGCAGAAGAAATCAACTATCGCCGGTTTTTCACCGTTAACGAACTCATATCAGTACGAGTAGAAAACCCCAAAGTATTCTACAGAAGTCACGCCTTAATTTCCCAACTTGTTGCACACGGAAAATTCACCGGCCTACGAATAGACCACATCGACGGACTATATAACCCCCTACAATATTTGCAACGCCTCCGCGAAAAAAACGGCGACGTCTACACCACCGTTGAAAAAATCCTCGAACCCAACGAAAACCTCCCCTCAGAATGGCCGGTGCAAGGCACAAGCGGCTACGACTATCTCAACATCGTCAACGGCATCTTTTGCCAACAACAAAACGAAGAAAAATTAAGCGAAATTTACAGCCGTTTCACCCGACAATACACCCCCTACGAACAACTTTACCTCGACAAAAAAGGACTAATCCTCGACAAAAACCTGGCCGGTGACGCCGACAACCTTGCAAAAATTCTCAAAGGCATAGCAGAACAATCCCGCTACGGGCGAGACTTCACAGTTTACGGCTTAAAACGCGCCTTAGTCGAAGTTTTAAAAATCTTCCCCGTTTACCGAACCTACATCGACGAAAACGGCATCAAAGACGAAGATCGCAGCTACATCATCGAAACAATCGAAAAAGCCAAAGAACTAATTCCCCAACTCATCAACGAACTAAACTTCATCGAAAAACTACTTCTTCTCGAATACGAAGAAAACCTAACCCAAGAACAAAAAGACCAACGACTATACTTTGCAATGAGGATACAACAACTCACCGGCCCCCTCATGGCAAAAGGCATCGAAGACACCCTTTTATACGTCTATAACCGCTTACTTTCCCTCAACGAAGTAGGTGGTGCCCCCAACCACTTTGGGCTCAGCCTCGAAGAATATCACAACTTTAACATCGACCGCTGCAAAAACTGGCCCCACGCCCAAAACGCCACCGCCACCCACGACACAAAACGAGGCGAAGACGTCCGTGCCCGCATCAACATCCTCTCAGAAATTCCCGAAGAATGGGAAGAACAAATCAAAACCTGGAGTCAAATAAACCGCCAAAACAAAACCAAACTCAAACGACGAATTGTCCCCGAAACCAACGACGAATACTTCTTTTATCAAACCCTTGTCGGTACATTTCCCTTCGACGGCAAAGTAGACGAAGACTACATAGAACGCATGAAAAACTACGTCATCAAAGCCGTCAAAGAAGCGAAAGTACACACCGCCTGGTTACGACCAGACAGCGAATACGAAGATGGCTACATGAAATTTGTAGACACCGCCTTAACCTCCGAAGAATTCATCCAACAATTCCTACCCTTCCAAAAGAAAATCGCCGAATATGGCATTTATAACTCCCTCGCCCAAACCTTATTAAAAGCCACCTCCCCCGGAGTTCCAGACTTTTATCAAGGAACCGAACTATGGGATCTCTCCCACGTTGATCCCGACAACCGTCGGCCCGTCAACTTCCAACAACGCATCGAATATCTAGCAGAAATCAAACAAAAAACCCAAAGCAATAACCTGCAACTGCTAGAAGAACTCCTAGCAGAAAAAGGCAACGCCAAAATCAAAATGTATCTCGTTCACAAACTCCTAGAAACCCGCAAACAAAACCCCGAACTTTTCCTCAACGGAGACTACAAACCCCTCGAAATCACCGGCACCCACAAAGACCACATTATCGCCTACGCCCGACTGCATGAAAACAAAACAGCAATCATCATCGCCCCCCGCTTTTTAACCTCCCTCATCCAACCCACAGAAAACCCCCTCGGAGACATTTGGAAAGACACCCAAATTCAACTTCCCGATGGAATGCCGGCCAGCTTCCAAAACACCCTCACCGGCCAACAAATTCAAGCCAACGGAAACCTCTTAATTAGCCAAACCTTACAACACTTCCCCGTCGCCTTACTACTGAATTAA
- a CDS encoding DevA family ABC transporter ATP-binding protein, which translates to MNNEQLDRWNEPVINIQNLNHYFGTGQLRKQVLYNINLEVYPGEIVIMTGPSGSGKTTLLTLLGGLRSAQEGSIKIMGIELCGAGKNKLVEVRRNTGYIFQAHNLLKCLTAKQNVQMSLDLHPEILPQEVNIRATQMLEAVGLGERINYYPENLSGGQKQRVAIARALVSHPKLVLADEPTAALDSKSGRDVVEIMQKLAKEQGCTILLVTHDNRILDVADRIVHMEDGCLTKDDAIIATASH; encoded by the coding sequence ATGAACAATGAACAGTTAGACCGTTGGAATGAGCCGGTGATTAACATCCAAAACCTAAACCATTATTTCGGCACCGGCCAACTACGAAAACAAGTTTTATACAACATCAACCTAGAAGTTTACCCCGGAGAAATCGTCATAATGACCGGCCCCTCTGGATCAGGAAAAACCACCTTACTCACCTTGCTAGGAGGCTTAAGATCCGCGCAAGAAGGAAGCATAAAAATAATGGGAATAGAACTGTGTGGAGCCGGTAAAAATAAATTAGTAGAAGTCAGAAGAAACACCGGCTACATTTTCCAAGCACATAACCTACTAAAATGTTTAACAGCAAAACAAAACGTCCAAATGTCCCTAGACTTGCACCCAGAAATTTTACCCCAAGAAGTCAATATTAGAGCCACACAAATGTTAGAAGCCGTCGGCTTAGGAGAACGCATCAACTATTATCCTGAAAATTTATCAGGCGGACAAAAACAAAGAGTAGCCATTGCACGAGCCTTAGTCAGTCACCCCAAATTAGTTTTAGCAGATGAACCAACCGCCGCACTCGATAGTAAATCAGGGCGAGACGTCGTAGAAATCATGCAAAAACTAGCAAAAGAACAAGGATGCACCATCTTACTTGTCACTCACGATAACCGCATTTTAGACGTAGCCGACCGCATCGTACACATGGAAGACGGATGTTTAACAAAAGATGATGCAATTATAGCCACTGCATCCCATTAA
- the glgB gene encoding 1,4-alpha-glucan branching enzyme → MTIAPDQINRIVWNQHHDPFEVLGPHLLEQNGKSSRWAVRAYLPNAQAAWVLLPQERKEYPMQSVQDPHFFECIIETPELANYQLRIKEGEHERVIYDPYAFRDAKLTEFDYHLFTEGNHHRIYEKLGAHLTEVNGVKGVYFAVWAPNARNVSLLGDFNHWDGRKHQMAKRYNAIWELFIPDIGAGEHYKYEIKNWDGHIYEKSDPYGFQQEVRPKTASIVTQLDTYTWNDDNWMETRRHTDPLKQPIAVYECHLGSWLHASSAEPSKLGPDGKEEPVVITSELRPGARFLTYRELAAKLIPYVKELGFTHIEMLPVAEHPFDGSWGYQVTGFYAPTSRFGTPEDFMYFVDQCHLNGIGVIVDWVPGHFPKDGHGLAFFDGTHLYEHADPRIGEHKGWGTLVFNYGRNEVRNFLVANALFWFDKYHIDGFRVDAVAAIIYRNYCRPDGEWIANDYGGCEYIEGADFLRQVNHLLFSYFPGILCIAEESTSWPMVSWPTYVGGLGFNLKWNMGWMHDMLDYFHLDPWFRQFHQTNITFSMWYNHSENFMLALSHDEVVHGKSPLIGKMPGDEWQKFANVRALLSYMYAHPGKKTLFMSMEFGQWSEWNVWSDLEWHLLQHPAHQSLKLFMSELNGLYRSEPALYTQDFDQPGFEWIDCSDNRHSVVSFIRRAKGSDEYIVTVCNFTPQPHSHYRVGVPDHGFYIELFNTDSGKYGGSNMGNYGGKWSDEWWSHNRPYSLDVCLPPLGVLMFKLDRQKTAGALKSALPQE, encoded by the coding sequence ATGACCATCGCTCCGGATCAAATCAACCGCATCGTATGGAACCAACACCACGACCCCTTCGAGGTACTTGGCCCCCATCTTCTTGAGCAGAATGGCAAAAGCAGCCGGTGGGCCGTGAGAGCCTACCTACCCAACGCCCAAGCCGCCTGGGTCTTACTGCCCCAAGAGCGAAAAGAATACCCGATGCAGTCCGTACAAGATCCCCACTTCTTTGAGTGCATCATCGAAACCCCCGAACTCGCCAACTACCAACTACGCATCAAAGAAGGAGAACACGAGCGCGTCATATACGACCCCTACGCCTTCCGCGATGCCAAACTCACAGAATTTGACTACCACCTCTTCACCGAAGGCAACCACCACCGCATCTACGAAAAACTCGGAGCCCACCTCACCGAAGTCAACGGCGTAAAAGGAGTTTACTTCGCCGTATGGGCACCCAACGCCCGCAACGTCTCACTCCTCGGCGACTTCAACCACTGGGACGGACGCAAACACCAAATGGCAAAACGCTACAACGCCATCTGGGAACTCTTCATCCCCGACATTGGAGCCGGTGAACACTACAAATACGAAATCAAAAACTGGGACGGCCACATCTACGAAAAAAGCGACCCCTACGGCTTCCAGCAAGAAGTCCGGCCCAAAACCGCCAGCATCGTCACCCAACTCGACACCTACACCTGGAACGACGACAACTGGATGGAAACCAGGCGGCACACAGACCCCCTCAAACAACCCATCGCCGTCTACGAATGCCATCTAGGCTCCTGGCTGCACGCAAGCTCCGCCGAACCCTCAAAACTAGGCCCAGACGGCAAAGAAGAACCCGTCGTCATCACCTCCGAACTCCGCCCCGGCGCCCGCTTTCTCACCTACCGAGAACTCGCAGCCAAACTCATCCCCTACGTCAAAGAACTCGGCTTTACCCACATCGAAATGCTGCCGGTAGCCGAACACCCCTTCGACGGTTCCTGGGGCTACCAAGTCACCGGCTTCTACGCTCCCACCTCCCGCTTCGGCACCCCCGAAGACTTCATGTACTTCGTCGATCAATGCCACCTCAACGGCATCGGCGTCATCGTAGACTGGGTACCCGGCCACTTCCCCAAAGACGGACACGGCCTCGCCTTCTTTGACGGCACCCACCTCTACGAACACGCAGACCCCCGCATTGGCGAACACAAAGGCTGGGGAACCCTCGTCTTCAACTACGGACGCAACGAAGTCCGCAACTTCCTCGTAGCCAACGCCCTATTCTGGTTCGACAAATACCACATCGACGGCTTCCGCGTTGATGCCGTCGCCGCCATCATTTACCGCAATTATTGCCGGCCCGACGGCGAATGGATCGCCAACGACTACGGCGGCTGCGAATACATCGAAGGCGCCGACTTCCTCCGCCAAGTTAACCACCTCCTCTTTAGCTACTTCCCCGGCATCCTCTGCATCGCCGAAGAATCAACTTCCTGGCCAATGGTTTCCTGGCCCACCTACGTCGGTGGTCTTGGTTTCAACCTCAAATGGAACATGGGCTGGATGCACGATATGCTCGACTACTTCCACCTCGACCCCTGGTTCCGCCAGTTCCACCAAACCAACATCACCTTTAGTATGTGGTACAACCACAGCGAAAACTTCATGCTGGCCCTCTCCCACGATGAAGTCGTACACGGCAAAAGCCCCCTCATTGGCAAAATGCCTGGTGATGAATGGCAAAAATTCGCCAACGTCCGCGCTTTGCTGAGCTATATGTACGCTCACCCAGGCAAGAAAACCCTCTTTATGAGTATGGAGTTTGGCCAATGGAGCGAGTGGAATGTTTGGTCAGACCTTGAATGGCACCTCTTGCAACACCCGGCTCACCAGTCGCTCAAACTGTTTATGAGCGAACTCAACGGCCTCTATCGCTCAGAACCGGCCCTCTATACCCAAGACTTTGACCAACCTGGTTTTGAGTGGATCGATTGTAGCGATAACCGGCACAGTGTTGTCTCTTTCATCCGCCGCGCTAAAGGCTCTGATGAATACATCGTTACTGTCTGCAATTTCACTCCCCAACCCCACAGCCACTATCGCGTCGGTGTGCCGGATCACGGTTTTTATATCGAACTATTTAACACCGATTCTGGTAAATATGGCGGTAGCAATATGGGCAACTATGGCGGTAAGTGGTCTGATGAATGGTGGAGTCACAACCGGCCCTATTCGCTTGATGTCTGTCTCCCTCCCCTTGGTGTCTTGATGTTTAAGCTTGACCGCCAAAAAACTGCTGGTGCACTCAAAAGTGCCCTACCTCAAGAGTAG